The following proteins come from a genomic window of Ailuropoda melanoleuca isolate Jingjing chromosome 2, ASM200744v2, whole genome shotgun sequence:
- the LOC100478635 gene encoding calcium-activated chloride channel regulator 1 — MVLSLYVVLFLALHLLPGMKSSMVNLNNNGYDGIVIAINPGVPEDEKLIQNIKEMVTEASTYLFHATKRRVYFRNVSILIPMTWKSKSEYSIPKQESYDQADVIVANPYLKYGDDPYTLQYGQCGERGQYIHFTPNFLLTNNLPIYGSRGRVFVHEWAHLRWGIFDEYNVDRPFYISRRNTIEATRCSTHITGINVVFKECQGSSCITRPCRRDSQTGLYEAKCTFIPEKSQTARDSIMFVQSIDSVTEFCTAKTHNTEAPNLQNKMCSSRSTWDVIMDSDDFQNASPMKGTDPPPHPTFSLLKSKQRVVCLVLDKSGSMSSEDRLLRMNQAAELYLIQIIEKGSLVGMVTFESLATILNYLTDIIGDNAYEKITANLPREASGGTSICSGLRAGFQAIIHSNQSTSGSEIILLTDGEDDQISSCFEEVKQSGAVIHTIALGPSAARELETLSNMTGGYRFYANKDINGLTDAFSRISSRSGSITQQAIQLESKALNITGRKWLNGTVPVDSTVGNDTFFVVTWTIQKPEILLQDPKGTKYETSDFRVDKLNIRSARLRIPGIAETGTWTYSLLNKHAKSQMLTVTMTTRARSPTTLPVIATAHMSRSTTHYPSPMIVYAQVSQGFLPVLGINVTAIIETEDGHQVILELWDNGAGADTVKNDGIYSRYFTEYHGNGRYSLKVHAQTRNNMARLSLRQQNRAMYIPGYIENGKIILNPPRPEVKDDVSEAKVEDFSRLTSGGSFTVSGAPPAGSRTPVFPPGKITDLEAKVKEDHIQLSWTAPGNVLDKGKANSYIIRISKCFLDLQEDFDNAALVNTTSLIPKEAGSIENFEFKPEPFKIENGTKFYIAIQAIHEANLTSEVSNIAQATKFIPPQESSVPALGTKIFATSLAIWGLAVILSIF, encoded by the exons ATGGTGCTCAGTCTGTATGTTGTTCTCTTCTTAGCTTTACATCTCTTGCCTGGAATGAAAAGCTCAATGGTAAATTTGAATAACAATGGATATGATGGCATTGTAATTGCAATTAACCCTGGGGTACCAGAAGATGAAAAACTCATTCAAAACATAAAG GAAATGGTAACTGAAGCTTCAACTTACTTGTTTCACGCCACCAAACGAAgagtttatttcaggaatgtaaGCATTTTAATTCCAATGACCTGGAAGTCAAAATCTGAGTACTCAATCCCCAAACAAGAATCATATGACCAG GCAGATGTCATAGTTGCCAATCCTTACCTAAAATATGGAGATGATCCCTATACACTTCAATATGGACAATGTGGGGAAAGAGgacaatatatacattttactcCAAACTTCTTGTTGACTAATAATTTGCCTATCTATGGGTCCCGAG GCAGAGTGTTTGTCCATGAGTGGGCCCACCTCCGATGGGGAATATTTGATGAGTATAATGTGGATCGGCCATTCTATATTTCCAGACGGAACACTATTGAAGCAACAAG ATGTTCAACTCATATTACTGGCATTAATGTGGTTTTCAAGGAATGTCAGGGAAGCAGCTGTATAACAAGGCCATGCAGGCGTGACTCACAGACAGGGCTGTATGAAGCAAAGTGTacatttatcccagaaaaatcCCAGACTGCAAGGGACTCCATAATGTTTGTGCAAAGTATCGATTCT GTAACTGAATTTTGTACAGCAAAAACTCACAATACAGAAGCTCCAAACCTACAAAACAAAATGTGTAGTAGCAGAAGCACATGGGATGTAATTATGGACTCTGATGATTTTCAGAATGCATCTCCCATGAAAGGAACTGATCCACCACCTCATCCTACATTTTCATTGCTGAAGTCCAAACAGCGAGTAGTCTGTTTGGTACTTGATAAATCTGGAAGCATGAGTTCA GAAGACCGTCTCTTACGAATGAATCAAGCAGCAGAACTATACTTGATTCAAATTATTGAAAAGGGATCTTTGGTTGGGATGGTCACGTTTGAAAGTCTGGCTACAATCCTAAACTACCTAACAGATATAATTGGCGATAATGCTTATGAAAAGATCACTGCAAATCTGCCTCGAGAAGCTAGTGGTGGAACTTCAATTTGCAGTGGTCTCAGAGCAGGATTCcag GCAATTATCCACAGTAACCAGAGTACTTCCGGTTCTGAAATCATATTACTAACAGACGGGGAAGATGATCAAATAAGCTCATGCTTTGAGGAGGTAAAGCAAAGTGGTGCAGTCATCCACACCATTGCTCTGGGACCTTCTGCTGCCAGAGAACTGGAGACCTTGTCAAATATGACTG GAGGATATCGTTTTTATGCCAATAAAGACATAAATGGCCTTACTGATGCTTTTAGTAGAATTTCATCTAGAAGTGGCAGCATCACTCAGCAGGCTATTCAG cTAGAAAGTAAAGCCTTGAATATTACAGGAAGAAAATGGCTAAATGGTACAGTACCTGTGGATAGTACAGTTGGAAATGACACTTTCTTTGTTGTCACATGGACAATACAAAAGCCAGAAATTCTTCTCCAAGAtccaaaaggaacaaaatatgaAACCTCAGATTTCAGAGTAGATAAACTAAATATTCGGTCTGCCCGTCTTCGAATACCAGGTATTGCAGAG ACAGGTACTTGGACTTACAGCCTTCTAAATAAACATGCCAAATCTCAAATGCTAACGGTGACAATGACTACTCGAGCAAGAAGTCCTACCACACTCCCGGTAATTGCAACTGCTCACATGAGCCGAAGTACAACACATTATCCTAGCCCAATGATTGTTTACGCACAAGTCAGTCAAGGGTTTTTGCCTGTTCTGGGAATCAACGTAACAGCCATTATAGAAACCGAAGATGGACATCAAGTAATACTGGAGCTCTGGGACAATGGTGCAG GCGCTGATACTGTGAAGAATGATGGCATCTACTCAAGATATTTTACAGAATACCATGGAAATGGTAGATACAGTTTAAAAGTACATGCCCAAACAAGAAATAACATGGCTAGACTGAGTTTAAGACAACAAAACAGAGCTATGTATATACCAGGCTACATTGAAAATG GTAAAATTATACTGAACCCACCCAGGCCTGAAGTCAAAGATGACGTGTCAGAAGCTAAAGTAGAAGACTTCAGCCGACTAACCTCTGGAGGGTCATTTACTGTATCAGGAGCTCCTCCTGCTGGTAGTCGTACTCCTGTGTTCCCACCTGGCAAAATCACAGACCTTGAGGCTAAGGTTAAAGAGGATCACATTCAACTTTCATGGACTGCCCCTGGCAACGTCCTTGACAAAGGAAAAG CCAACAGCTACATTATAAGAATAAGTAAGTGTTTCCTGGATCTCCAAGAAGATTTTGACAATGCTGCTTTAGTGAACACTACTAGTCTGATACCTAAGGAGGCTGGCTCaatagaaaattttgaatttaaaccagaaccttttaaaatagaaaatggcaCCAAATTCTATATTGCAATTCAAGCCATCCATGAAGCTAATCTCACCTCAGAGGTTTCTAACATTGCACAAGCAACCAAGTTTATTCCTCCGCAGGAATCCAGTGTCCCTGCTCTGGGTACCAAGATTTTTGCAACCAGTTTGGCAATTTGGGGATTAGCTGtgattttatctatattttaa